One genomic segment of Aquipluma nitroreducens includes these proteins:
- a CDS encoding sigma-54 interaction domain-containing protein, producing MTASKYRDTSVLITGESGTGKENVARIIHYESSRKDNIFCAVNSSAITDSLLESEFFGHKKGSFTGAIVDKKGFFEVSNQGTLFLDEIADMPINLQAKILRAIEEKTITRVGETEPIATDFRIIAATNHDINQLIEEKKFRLDLLHRLNTIHIKIPPLRERIEDIEPLLNHFASEFARKLNKPTPKIEKTTISFLKNYSFPGNVRELKNMVERALILCKNEYLSESDFMTNTSNKTDSPQAKINYNLEENELNLIRLALIEKNYNQNKTAELLGITRDSLIRRLKKYGIQVSRSGNFEA from the coding sequence ATGACTGCCTCTAAATACAGAGATACAAGTGTACTAATTACCGGAGAAAGTGGAACTGGCAAGGAAAATGTTGCGCGCATCATTCATTACGAAAGTAGCAGGAAAGACAATATTTTCTGCGCAGTAAACAGCAGTGCCATAACAGATTCTCTTTTAGAAAGTGAATTCTTTGGCCATAAGAAAGGTTCATTTACTGGAGCAATTGTCGACAAAAAAGGATTTTTTGAGGTTAGTAATCAAGGCACTCTATTCCTGGATGAAATCGCCGATATGCCGATTAATCTTCAGGCCAAAATATTAAGAGCCATCGAAGAAAAAACGATAACCCGGGTAGGCGAAACAGAACCAATTGCTACCGATTTTAGAATAATCGCCGCGACAAACCACGACATTAACCAATTAATCGAAGAAAAAAAGTTCAGGTTAGACCTGTTACATCGGCTAAACACGATTCACATCAAAATTCCACCATTGCGCGAGCGAATTGAAGATATTGAACCGCTTCTCAATCATTTTGCTTCGGAGTTTGCCCGAAAACTAAATAAACCTACACCTAAAATAGAAAAGACGACCATTAGCTTTTTAAAGAATTATTCTTTCCCTGGAAATGTAAGAGAGTTAAAAAATATGGTTGAAAGAGCCCTGATCTTATGCAAAAATGAATACTTGTCGGAAAGTGATTTCATGACTAATACCTCCAATAAGACAGATTCGCCGCAGGCAAAAATCAATTATAACTTGGAAGAAAATGAATTAAATCTAATTCGTCTGGCACTTATAGAAAAAAACTACAATCAAAATAAAACAGCCGAATTATTAGGAATCACGCGAGATTCATTGATAAGAAGATTAAAAAAATATGGCATTCAGGTATCGAGAAGTGGGAACTTTGAAGCTTAA
- a CDS encoding iron-sulfur cluster assembly scaffold protein gives MSFTHEVAGMICVAQGANHGPAPIPEEGRWVKAKEVKDISGLTHGVGWCAPQQGACKLTLNVKEGIIQEALVETIGCTGMTHSAAMASEILPGKTILEALNTDLVCDAINTAMRELFLQIVYGRTQTAFSEGGLPIGAGLEDLGKGLRGVTGTLYGTVAKGPRYLEMAEGYITKIGLSESSEIIGYEFVSLGRMMDMIKTGMDANEALTKASGKYGRMEDAVKVIDPRKE, from the coding sequence ATGAGTTTTACACATGAAGTTGCAGGCATGATTTGTGTCGCTCAGGGAGCGAATCATGGCCCGGCTCCAATTCCTGAAGAAGGACGTTGGGTAAAAGCCAAAGAAGTAAAAGACATCTCGGGATTGACCCACGGAGTTGGCTGGTGTGCACCTCAACAAGGAGCTTGCAAGCTGACACTGAACGTGAAAGAAGGTATCATTCAGGAAGCATTGGTTGAAACAATCGGTTGTACCGGTATGACCCACTCGGCTGCTATGGCTTCTGAAATCCTTCCCGGAAAAACCATTCTGGAAGCGTTGAACACCGACTTGGTTTGCGACGCGATCAACACCGCTATGCGCGAATTGTTCTTACAAATTGTTTACGGACGTACCCAAACAGCTTTTTCTGAAGGCGGTCTGCCAATTGGCGCCGGCCTGGAAGATTTAGGTAAAGGTTTGCGCGGTGTAACCGGTACTTTGTACGGAACTGTTGCAAAAGGCCCTCGTTACCTCGAAATGGCTGAAGGTTACATCACTAAAATCGGTTTGAGCGAATCAAGCGAGATCATTGGTTACGAATTCGTAAGCCTTGGCCGCATGATGGACATGATCAAAACCGGTATGGATGCCAACGAGGCTTTAACAAAAGCTTCAGGCAAATATGGCCGTATGGAAGATGCAGTGAAAGTAATTGACCCACGTAAAGAATAA
- a CDS encoding DUF190 domain-containing protein, whose amino-acid sequence MENNTVACVLKFFIGSTDQINQEPLYEYIVFQAKKKGIAGATVTKGIMGFGASSVIHSYKFWEVSDKVPLVVELVDEEDKINSFYETIRPQLETMKYGCLVTLEKTNVLLYKTGEKRMFGM is encoded by the coding sequence ATGGAAAACAATACAGTAGCATGTGTATTAAAGTTTTTTATTGGTTCAACCGACCAGATCAATCAAGAGCCTTTATATGAATACATAGTATTTCAGGCGAAAAAGAAAGGAATTGCCGGAGCTACCGTAACAAAAGGTATTATGGGTTTCGGGGCAAGTTCAGTCATCCATTCCTACAAATTCTGGGAAGTGAGCGACAAAGTGCCATTGGTAGTTGAATTGGTTGACGAAGAAGATAAAATCAATTCGTTTTACGAAACAATCCGTCCACAGCTCGAAACGATGAAATACGGATGTTTGGTAACGCTGGAAAAGACGAATGTATTGCTGTATAAAACAGGAGAAAAAAGGATGTTCGGGATGTAG
- a CDS encoding PAS domain S-box protein — protein MLNNEISKILIVDDNSFYLSVLKTILKDVDANIYLATSGKEALSLLNENNFALAVLDIQMPEMDGFELAGNIRNLPNRDLLPIIFLTAYSSDEIQMFKGYDNGAIDYLTKPVNKTIFISKVRIFLELDRQKRNLIASKESLQESKIELEKKQIEMKLQNEALRLAQTETEESRKKYFKLYDLAPIGYCTINVKGSILEINLIGSKLLGNEFNKLIDLNLKEFVARESHSTLKKFLGNVFENKEHTGCEVKLKPTSGKSVYVYLKGAMIDENQKCLLSMTDITELKEAQMALIESEELYHSLLKTSPDGIIITDLEGKIIEASDVAKELAGCKTVIEGMHFMNFIPEKSQDDLTKICKTTLTHGMIQNFEIALKRIDQTEFFGEISTTQIKGNDGEIKAFMSVIRDISERKLIEKQLRHTERMTGIGELATGMAHEINQPLNTISLIIDNIVYSIDAKTITEDYLKTKINKVFDNITRIRKIIDHVRTFSRDQDDFVQADFEINASIQNCISMISEQFSHKEIDLTFHPFKNIPTLSGNAYRFEQVILNMLVNAKDAIEEKKKRNCGKFKKRVEISTALQNNIILVEIKDNGIGISQENIDKVLLPFFTTKEPGKGTGLGLSISYGIIKELGGEIEIQSNPKTGTIIALKIPIQDFMNKKNTFSHV, from the coding sequence ATGTTAAATAACGAAATTTCGAAAATTTTAATAGTCGACGACAACTCCTTTTATTTATCGGTATTAAAAACGATATTGAAAGATGTTGATGCCAATATTTACCTTGCAACTTCGGGGAAAGAAGCTCTTTCACTTTTAAATGAAAATAATTTTGCGCTGGCCGTTCTTGATATACAAATGCCAGAAATGGATGGTTTTGAACTTGCTGGTAACATAAGGAATTTACCGAACAGAGATTTATTACCTATAATCTTTCTGACAGCATATTCTTCAGATGAAATTCAGATGTTTAAAGGCTATGATAATGGAGCCATCGATTATCTTACAAAGCCAGTAAATAAAACGATATTCATCAGCAAGGTGAGAATATTTCTTGAACTGGACCGACAAAAAAGGAACCTGATAGCAAGCAAAGAATCATTGCAAGAATCTAAAATTGAACTTGAGAAGAAACAGATTGAAATGAAGTTGCAGAATGAGGCTTTACGGCTTGCTCAAACTGAAACAGAAGAATCAAGAAAAAAATATTTCAAACTATATGATTTAGCGCCAATTGGCTATTGCACAATAAATGTTAAAGGAAGTATTCTGGAAATAAACCTTATAGGTTCAAAGCTTTTGGGAAATGAATTTAATAAGTTAATTGATCTTAACTTAAAAGAATTCGTAGCAAGAGAATCGCATAGCACGCTGAAGAAATTTCTAGGTAATGTATTTGAAAATAAAGAACATACTGGATGTGAAGTAAAGCTAAAGCCAACTTCAGGAAAATCGGTTTATGTATATCTTAAAGGTGCAATGATTGATGAAAATCAAAAATGTTTGCTCTCAATGACTGATATTACTGAACTGAAAGAAGCTCAAATGGCTCTGATCGAGTCTGAGGAATTGTATCACTCATTGCTAAAGACTTCTCCGGATGGAATAATCATTACTGACTTAGAGGGAAAGATAATAGAGGCCTCAGATGTAGCAAAAGAATTAGCTGGTTGTAAAACTGTAATTGAAGGTATGCATTTTATGAATTTTATTCCAGAAAAGTCGCAAGATGATTTAACAAAAATCTGTAAAACAACATTGACGCATGGAATGATTCAGAATTTTGAAATCGCACTAAAAAGGATTGATCAGACCGAGTTTTTTGGAGAAATAAGCACAACACAGATAAAAGGGAATGACGGTGAAATAAAAGCATTTATGTCAGTCATCAGAGATATTTCGGAAAGGAAACTAATCGAAAAACAGTTACGACATACAGAACGAATGACTGGAATCGGAGAATTAGCAACTGGAATGGCACATGAAATAAACCAGCCGCTAAATACCATTTCATTGATTATTGACAACATTGTTTATTCTATTGATGCCAAAACAATAACCGAAGATTATCTTAAAACAAAAATTAATAAGGTTTTTGACAACATCACCAGGATCAGGAAAATAATAGATCATGTGAGAACTTTTTCCAGAGATCAGGATGACTTTGTTCAAGCAGATTTTGAAATCAATGCAAGCATTCAAAACTGTATATCAATGATTTCCGAGCAATTCTCGCATAAAGAAATTGATCTGACTTTTCATCCATTCAAAAATATACCAACTTTATCCGGAAATGCATACCGGTTCGAACAAGTTATACTAAACATGCTTGTCAATGCGAAAGATGCAATAGAAGAGAAGAAAAAAAGAAATTGCGGCAAATTCAAAAAGCGAGTTGAGATTTCAACCGCTTTACAGAACAATATTATTCTCGTTGAGATTAAAGATAATGGAATAGGCATTTCTCAGGAAAATATTGATAAAGTATTGCTACCATTCTTTACAACCAAAGAGCCCGGGAAAGGTACCGGCTTGGGATTATCAATTTCATATGGCATTATAAAGGAATTAGGTGGCGAAATTGAAATTCAAAGCAATCCTAAAACAGGAACAATCATAGCATTGAAAATTCCAATTCAAGATTTCATGAATAAAAAAAACACTTTCAGTCATGTTTAA
- the deoC gene encoding deoxyribose-phosphate aldolase encodes MNEVVYQLAKMIDHSILHPTMTDVDLKRECEVARKYDVASVCVKPYAVKQAVEFLKASDVLVGCVIGFPAGNSAIEVKVFEAETACKDGAVEIDMVINIGKALLGDWTYITDEIKSVTNACHRNGAIVKVIFETDYVTKETDIVKLCQICTEVGADYVKTSSGFGFVKQANGDYNYVGATVPILELMKKSVGPKVKVKAAGGVRTLDQLLAVQAAGCSRCGATATITIIEDAIKRFGKQ; translated from the coding sequence ATGAACGAAGTAGTATATCAACTCGCCAAAATGATAGATCATTCGATCCTTCATCCAACAATGACCGATGTCGATTTAAAACGGGAATGTGAAGTCGCCCGAAAATACGATGTAGCCTCAGTGTGTGTAAAACCTTACGCCGTAAAACAAGCCGTTGAATTCTTGAAAGCAAGCGATGTATTGGTTGGCTGTGTCATTGGGTTTCCGGCCGGAAATTCGGCAATTGAGGTAAAAGTTTTTGAAGCCGAAACTGCCTGCAAAGACGGAGCAGTTGAAATTGATATGGTCATCAACATTGGCAAGGCTTTGCTGGGCGATTGGACCTATATTACTGATGAAATTAAATCGGTTACTAATGCTTGTCACCGCAACGGGGCAATTGTAAAAGTGATCTTCGAAACCGACTACGTGACCAAAGAAACTGACATTGTTAAACTTTGCCAGATTTGTACCGAAGTGGGCGCCGACTATGTGAAAACCTCGTCAGGATTTGGATTTGTGAAACAGGCCAATGGCGATTACAACTATGTTGGAGCGACTGTTCCAATTTTGGAACTCATGAAAAAAAGTGTTGGCCCAAAGGTAAAAGTAAAAGCTGCCGGTGGTGTTCGCACGTTGGATCAATTGCTTGCCGTTCAGGCTGCCGGATGCTCCAGATGCGGTGCAACTGCAACAATCACTATAATAGAAGATGCGATCAAACGTTTCGGGAAACAATAA
- a CDS encoding zinc-dependent alcohol dehydrogenase has product MKAAVLTEYNKVEWLDVKKPTCKPGEVLIEVTYGCICGSDQHIHKGEFHPRTKTPMIMGHEFGGLVVEVANGVEGWAVGDKVAPDPIIWCGKCPACLKGHYPACTSLKLIGIDSDGGFAQFISLPPSMLYKVPANIPDEHVALVEVLSIGCHAKNRANVKEGDTIVIWGSGKVGLCILEAVRTVTDNTVFMVDILESRLAIGPKYYKNVIAINASKENPVERIKAETEGKGVDIAFEAVGHAHDIDGLINPVRGCIQSVCGGGTVCVLGLGNEPAPIVFKELIWKEAKIVSSRVSHGEFAEAIEHLKNGRFKPEALISQILHGSQTQRGFEILDENPAENIKILLDFRSDGMN; this is encoded by the coding sequence ATGAAAGCTGCTGTTTTAACAGAATACAATAAGGTGGAATGGTTAGATGTGAAAAAACCGACCTGTAAACCCGGAGAAGTTTTGATTGAGGTTACTTATGGATGTATTTGCGGAAGCGATCAGCACATCCACAAAGGCGAATTTCACCCGCGAACCAAAACACCGATGATCATGGGACATGAATTTGGTGGATTGGTTGTTGAAGTAGCCAATGGTGTTGAAGGCTGGGCTGTTGGCGACAAGGTAGCTCCAGATCCGATCATCTGGTGTGGGAAATGCCCTGCCTGTTTAAAAGGTCATTATCCGGCATGTACAAGCCTAAAACTCATTGGCATTGATTCGGATGGCGGATTTGCCCAATTCATTTCTCTACCGCCATCCATGTTGTATAAAGTTCCGGCGAATATTCCGGATGAACATGTGGCACTGGTCGAAGTTCTAAGCATCGGCTGTCATGCAAAAAACCGCGCCAATGTAAAGGAAGGCGATACCATTGTAATCTGGGGGTCAGGAAAAGTTGGCCTTTGCATTCTGGAAGCGGTGCGCACGGTTACCGACAATACTGTTTTTATGGTCGATATTTTAGAATCGCGTTTGGCTATTGGCCCAAAATATTACAAGAATGTCATTGCAATTAATGCTTCCAAAGAAAATCCGGTGGAACGTATTAAAGCTGAAACCGAAGGCAAAGGAGTTGACATTGCTTTTGAGGCAGTTGGACATGCCCATGATATTGATGGCTTGATCAATCCGGTTCGCGGATGTATTCAAAGTGTCTGCGGAGGCGGAACAGTCTGCGTTCTTGGTCTGGGTAACGAACCAGCTCCAATCGTATTCAAAGAGCTAATCTGGAAAGAAGCAAAAATTGTATCGTCGCGGGTTAGCCACGGCGAGTTTGCTGAAGCAATTGAACACCTAAAAAATGGCAGGTTTAAACCCGAAGCATTAATTTCACAAATCCTGCATGGCTCGCAAACCCAGCGTGGATTTGAAATACTTGACGAGAATCCAGCCGAAAACATTAAGATATTACTCGATTTCAGATCGGATGGCATGAACTAA
- the crcB gene encoding fluoride efflux transporter CrcB, translating into MVKSILIVGLGGFIGTVARFLISRYFQVNVTSVFPWSTFIVNIVGCLLIGLIYGISEKGDFLSADIRLFLAVGICGGFTTFSSFSNDAFLLGREQEWIRFALYTSLSVFIGLMAVYAGRFIIKLT; encoded by the coding sequence ATGGTAAAATCTATTTTGATTGTTGGACTAGGTGGATTCATCGGTACGGTTGCTCGTTTTCTCATTTCCCGCTACTTTCAAGTTAATGTTACTTCTGTTTTCCCATGGAGTACGTTTATCGTTAATATTGTTGGATGTCTGCTTATTGGTTTAATTTATGGCATTTCCGAAAAAGGCGATTTCTTAAGCGCCGACATCCGACTGTTCCTTGCAGTAGGAATATGTGGCGGCTTTACCACATTCTCAAGCTTTTCAAATGATGCCTTTTTGTTAGGTCGCGAGCAGGAATGGATTCGTTTTGCATTATATACTTCGCTCAGTGTATTTATTGGATTAATGGCTGTTTACGCCGGACGTTTCATCATTAAACTAACCTAA
- a CDS encoding GGGtGRT protein has protein sequence MPLFESYDRRINQINKVLNSYGISSCEEARKICEDKGVDVYKIVKDIQPIAFENAMWAYIVGGAIAIKKGQTNAADIAATLGEGLQAFCIPGSVADDRKVGIGHGNLAAMLLKEETKCFAFLAGHESFAAAEGAIGLAKSANRVRKEPLRVILNGLGKDAAKIIARINGFTYVQTDFDYFTSELKVVERIAYSKGDKAKVNCYGANDVREGVAILHSEGVDVSITGNSTNPTRFQHPVAGTYKKECIEQGKKYFSVASGGGTGRTLHPDNMAAGPASYGMTDTMGRMHSDAQFAGSSSVPAHVEMMGLIGMGNNPMVGASVAVAVAISQA, from the coding sequence ATGCCATTATTTGAAAGTTACGACAGAAGGATCAACCAGATCAATAAAGTGTTGAATTCTTACGGCATTTCTTCATGTGAAGAAGCCAGAAAAATTTGCGAAGACAAAGGCGTGGATGTTTACAAAATTGTAAAAGACATTCAACCAATCGCTTTCGAAAACGCCATGTGGGCTTACATCGTGGGCGGCGCTATCGCTATCAAAAAAGGACAAACCAATGCTGCTGACATTGCCGCTACTTTGGGCGAAGGCTTGCAGGCTTTCTGCATTCCCGGATCGGTTGCCGACGATCGTAAAGTAGGTATCGGTCACGGAAACCTGGCTGCCATGTTGCTGAAAGAAGAAACCAAATGTTTCGCTTTCTTAGCTGGTCACGAATCGTTTGCTGCCGCTGAAGGCGCAATTGGTCTTGCCAAATCTGCCAACCGCGTTCGCAAAGAACCATTGCGCGTTATCCTGAACGGATTGGGAAAAGATGCCGCTAAAATCATCGCCCGTATCAATGGTTTCACTTATGTGCAAACAGATTTTGACTATTTCACCAGCGAATTGAAAGTAGTTGAACGTATCGCTTACTCAAAAGGTGATAAAGCCAAAGTAAATTGTTACGGAGCCAACGATGTTCGCGAAGGTGTTGCTATTCTTCATAGCGAAGGCGTTGACGTTTCTATCACCGGAAACTCAACCAACCCTACCCGTTTCCAACACCCTGTTGCAGGTACTTACAAAAAAGAATGTATCGAACAAGGAAAGAAATATTTCTCGGTAGCATCAGGCGGCGGAACAGGCCGTACGTTGCATCCCGACAACATGGCTGCTGGTCCTGCGTCTTACGGTATGACCGACACCATGGGACGTATGCACTCTGATGCTCAGTTTGCAGGCTCTTCTTCAGTTCCTGCTCACGTTGAAATGATGGGATTGATCGGAATGGGTAACAACCCAATGGTTGGCGCCAGTGTAGCAGTTGCTGTTGCTATTTCTCAGGCATAA
- a CDS encoding phosphatase PAP2 family protein: MEYLKQLDTQLFMLINGSHNAFFDPMMYWLSDKLIWIPMYLLIIFLMIRRYKMQGVLMLVFVALTITLCDQTASGLLKNTVQRLRPSHEPSLSGLIYLSKAGPGGLYGFASSHAANVFGLATFLCFVLDSKFRYLKYGLFLWAFLVAYSRIYNGVHYPGDVLAGSLIGITFGYLMAKAYFSTNEYLKKKAKPDSQTNI, encoded by the coding sequence ATGGAATACCTGAAACAATTAGATACTCAATTATTTATGCTGATCAACGGAAGCCACAATGCTTTTTTTGATCCAATGATGTATTGGCTAAGCGATAAATTGATTTGGATCCCGATGTACCTGCTGATTATTTTCCTGATGATCAGACGGTACAAAATGCAGGGAGTTCTGATGCTTGTCTTTGTGGCTCTGACGATTACTCTTTGCGACCAAACGGCCTCGGGTTTGCTGAAAAATACCGTTCAACGCTTACGTCCTTCGCATGAGCCGTCGCTATCCGGATTAATTTACCTAAGCAAAGCCGGCCCGGGCGGATTGTATGGTTTTGCGTCCTCACATGCAGCTAATGTTTTTGGGTTGGCAACTTTTCTTTGTTTTGTACTCGATTCAAAATTCAGATATTTAAAATACGGACTATTCCTTTGGGCATTTCTTGTGGCATATAGCCGCATTTACAATGGAGTGCACTATCCGGGTGATGTTTTGGCTGGCTCATTAATCGGTATTACTTTCGGCTATTTGATGGCAAAAGCCTATTTCAGCACCAACGAATACCTTAAAAAAAAGGCCAAACCGGACAGTCAAACTAATATATAA
- a CDS encoding response regulator, translating into MFNTTGKPENHQLNAQMKVLVIDDEINFTEEIEEFLLNQGYISFTANNVHKGRAILKSQDIDLLILDVRLKGISGLDILKEVKQSYPKLEVIIVSAHGDMETVITALRNGAIDYLKKPFRHTDIQIAIQRTRKFLDLQRVIKNMEEKTSLISKTCKKRSSAISLAKVNKSRIFWNWP; encoded by the coding sequence ATGTTTAATACTACTGGAAAACCCGAAAATCATCAATTAAATGCTCAAATGAAAGTGCTTGTTATTGATGACGAGATCAATTTCACTGAAGAGATTGAAGAATTTCTTCTCAATCAGGGATACATCTCATTTACAGCCAACAATGTACACAAAGGCCGGGCAATATTGAAAAGTCAGGATATTGACTTGCTTATTCTGGATGTTCGGTTAAAAGGAATCAGCGGGCTGGATATTTTAAAAGAGGTTAAGCAAAGTTATCCTAAATTGGAAGTCATTATTGTTTCTGCTCATGGCGACATGGAAACCGTAATTACAGCATTAAGAAACGGAGCCATTGATTACCTTAAAAAGCCATTTCGACATACTGACATACAAATAGCCATCCAAAGAACTCGCAAATTTTTAGATCTTCAACGAGTCATAAAAAATATGGAGGAAAAGACCTCGCTTATTTCAAAAACCTGCAAGAAAAGATCAAGCGCGATTTCATTGGCGAAAGTCAACAAATCAAGGATATTCTGGAATTGGCCATGA
- a CDS encoding C-GCAxxG-C-C family protein, with product MTKENTISKALSYFDEGYACSQSVLLAFSEELDLNENTAKLISSTFGGGMGRLRQKCGAVTGGFMVLGLTYGNSDPKDLDTKLASYKKVRELNHLFEDIHGTTICAELLKKHASEADVAERKHHKIICRKVVNDVVDILYDLTRRPE from the coding sequence ATGACAAAGGAAAACACTATCTCTAAAGCCCTATCCTACTTCGACGAAGGATATGCCTGCTCGCAATCGGTACTTCTGGCATTTTCCGAAGAATTAGATTTAAACGAAAATACGGCAAAACTCATTTCTTCGACCTTTGGCGGCGGAATGGGGCGGTTGCGCCAGAAATGTGGTGCAGTAACTGGCGGATTTATGGTACTTGGTTTAACTTACGGCAATTCGGATCCAAAAGACTTGGATACCAAACTGGCCTCGTACAAAAAGGTTCGTGAATTAAATCATTTATTTGAAGATATTCACGGAACTACTATTTGTGCTGAATTATTAAAAAAACACGCCTCTGAAGCCGATGTAGCCGAGCGGAAACACCACAAAATTATTTGCCGAAAAGTCGTCAACGATGTTGTTGACATTTTATATGATCTGACCCGGCGACCTGAATAA
- a CDS encoding HAD family hydrolase — protein sequence MLQSIKVIGFDADDTLWINEPFYQDVEREFCQIMKCYLDEAETSKELFKTEMQNLEIYGYGAKGFILAMVETAIRITDAKITSEEINRIIDIGKTLLNMPIQLLDGVENVLQKLRRKYKLILATKGDLLDQERKLQKSELINYFHHIEIMSDKHENNYRKLLSHLDIQPSEFLMVGNSVKSDILPVLNIGASAIHVPFEVIWQHETHHDSTGTTDFSTVSSISEILELL from the coding sequence ATGCTTCAATCAATTAAAGTTATTGGATTCGATGCCGACGACACGCTATGGATAAACGAACCTTTTTATCAGGATGTAGAAAGGGAGTTTTGCCAGATTATGAAATGCTATCTTGATGAAGCTGAAACATCGAAGGAGTTGTTCAAAACTGAAATGCAGAACCTTGAAATCTATGGTTACGGCGCCAAAGGATTCATTTTAGCAATGGTCGAAACTGCAATCAGAATAACAGATGCTAAAATTACTTCAGAAGAAATAAACCGCATTATAGATATAGGCAAAACCCTTTTAAATATGCCTATTCAATTACTCGACGGTGTTGAGAATGTGCTGCAAAAACTTCGGAGAAAATACAAGTTGATACTCGCTACCAAAGGCGATTTGCTCGATCAGGAGCGGAAGTTGCAAAAATCGGAGTTGATTAATTATTTCCACCACATCGAAATCATGAGCGACAAACACGAGAACAATTACAGAAAGCTCCTCTCCCACCTCGACATTCAGCCCAGCGAATTTTTGATGGTAGGTAATTCTGTAAAATCCGATATTCTACCAGTTCTCAATATCGGAGCAAGCGCCATTCATGTTCCATTTGAAGTAATATGGCAACACGAAACCCATCATGATTCAACAGGAACAACCGATTTCAGTACCGTTTCATCGATTTCAGAAATTTTGGAATTACTATAA